Proteins found in one Balneolaceae bacterium genomic segment:
- the trkA gene encoding Trk system potassium transporter TrkA — protein sequence MKIVIAGAGEVGYELSKVLSIEKHDVTVIDQRKECLQRVLDNLDVLTVEGNATSPKILVEAGARSADLMVAVTSVDEVNIIASMMAKRLGVKRVIARVRNNELSRKDSPLTPSELGIEVLIHPEESAANEIHQLVKRASASDVVSLADGQLQMVGLRVEKHSDMVNRTLQDLAESYSEIPFRVVAISRRGSTIIPRGDNKIMPLDHIFIITKIEHVRNIIEATGHKDVSLRRIMIAGGDEVGRMLAKKLSQDKQKWEIKLIEPNPDKATDIANNQRDLLVLNGDPTDPNLLVVEGIQEMDAFVSVTDDEESNIISCLMAKHLEVKKAVALVSKPQYTPLSQTIGIDAVVNVKASASDEIHRHIRQGQLLTVKALHGIKAEIMEVVAGKNCDISNSPIHSIHIPDGIVIGGILSGDSAEVATGDSVIKKGDRVIVLALPNAIHQVEKLF from the coding sequence TTGAAAATAGTAATTGCGGGTGCCGGTGAGGTTGGATATGAACTGAGTAAAGTTCTGTCCATTGAAAAACATGACGTTACCGTTATAGATCAACGGAAAGAATGCCTGCAGCGGGTGCTCGATAATCTTGATGTACTCACTGTTGAGGGTAATGCTACCTCTCCAAAAATACTTGTTGAGGCCGGAGCCCGATCAGCCGATCTGATGGTTGCTGTTACCAGTGTGGATGAGGTTAATATCATTGCGTCTATGATGGCCAAACGCCTGGGTGTTAAACGCGTTATTGCGCGGGTTCGGAACAACGAACTTTCCCGTAAAGATTCTCCTCTTACACCCTCAGAATTGGGAATTGAAGTACTGATCCACCCCGAAGAAAGTGCGGCCAACGAAATTCATCAGTTGGTAAAAAGGGCCTCTGCAAGTGATGTGGTTTCCCTGGCCGATGGTCAGCTGCAAATGGTGGGACTCCGCGTGGAGAAACACTCTGATATGGTCAACAGAACACTTCAGGATCTGGCCGAATCGTATTCGGAGATTCCTTTCAGAGTGGTGGCTATTTCTCGTCGGGGAAGTACAATCATTCCGCGCGGAGATAACAAGATCATGCCGCTGGATCATATTTTTATCATCACTAAAATTGAACACGTTCGGAATATCATTGAGGCGACCGGCCATAAAGATGTCAGCCTTCGCCGAATTATGATTGCGGGAGGAGATGAAGTGGGCCGGATGCTTGCAAAAAAACTCTCTCAAGACAAACAGAAATGGGAAATTAAACTGATTGAGCCAAATCCCGATAAAGCGACTGACATTGCAAATAATCAGCGCGATCTACTTGTGTTAAATGGCGATCCCACCGATCCGAATCTGCTGGTTGTGGAGGGAATCCAGGAGATGGATGCTTTTGTTTCCGTCACGGACGATGAGGAATCAAATATAATATCCTGTTTGATGGCGAAGCATCTTGAGGTGAAAAAGGCGGTCGCTCTCGTTTCTAAACCACAATATACTCCACTCAGTCAAACGATTGGAATTGATGCTGTGGTTAACGTAAAAGCGTCGGCTTCGGATGAAATTCACCGTCATATTCGTCAAGGGCAACTGTTAACCGTAAAGGCATTACACGGAATTAAGGCAGAAATTATGGAAGTTGTGGCAGGTAAAAACTGCGATATTTCCAACTCACCAATCCATTCAATACATATTCCCGATGGTATTGTAATAGGTGGAATTTTAAGCGGAGATTCAGCCGAAGTAGCCACCGGCGATTCGGTCATTAAAAAAGGAGATCGGGTGATTGTACTGGCTCTTCCCAATGCTATCCATCAAGTAGAAAAACTTTTCTGA
- a CDS encoding nucleoside deaminase, whose amino-acid sequence MSLKPAKHIMQAAIDVAEKNSTPFGAALAMGEELFATAANQTKQKNDPTAHAEIEVIRNLSDQLRKKDLSGFILYTTCEPCPMCTSAIIWSGIQTVVYGCDIPTISSYMKQIEIRAEEMIQKSSANIELHSGFMASECEDLLQKYS is encoded by the coding sequence TTGAGCCTGAAGCCCGCAAAACATATCATGCAGGCAGCTATTGATGTTGCCGAAAAAAACAGCACTCCATTTGGGGCTGCTTTGGCTATGGGAGAGGAGTTATTCGCAACTGCCGCCAATCAAACCAAACAAAAGAATGACCCCACAGCTCACGCAGAAATAGAAGTCATTCGAAACCTCTCCGATCAGCTTCGAAAAAAGGATCTCTCCGGATTTATTCTTTACACCACATGTGAACCCTGCCCCATGTGTACGAGTGCCATCATCTGGTCCGGTATTCAAACCGTGGTTTATGGGTGTGATATCCCAACGATCTCTTCCTACATGAAACAGATTGAGATTCGGGCGGAGGAGATGATCCAAAAAAGTTCAGCAAACATAGAATTGCATTCGGGTTTTATGGCTTCGGAGTGTGAGGATCTATTGCAAAAGTACTCTTGA
- a CDS encoding prolyl oligopeptidase family serine peptidase, with protein sequence MYLLRTKANIRNTRIFPYPKVGEKNPGVKVGVIDVESGENTWLTEAEDDELIPRILWTSNAGELAVVKMNRQQNHVALSFFDVNSGNGELIMEESTENGWIEVYDHRSDLESYFVFPDDRQEFLWLSTRDGYKHLYRYNYDGELMNQVTDGNWEVTNILAVNSSQEQIYYVSTEESPLERHLYSIGFDGSDKQKYTETVGMHSFSMGPDGRHYIDTWSNVSTPNQVELWTTANGGEKIETFVDNASVKDYIKQYAYSPREMETITTSDGRELDAYIIKPTNFDPNRLYPLILMVYGGPGSQGVQNEFETTAWYQYLAQQGYVIANVNNRGNGGYSWDFENSVYKNLGELEAEDFTETATYLSSEYDWIDADRMAIRGHSYGGYMAALTMVLHPDIFKTGIVAAPVTDWRLYDTIYTERYMGLLDENEEGYEKSAVMTHAKNLKGNMLVAHSSMDENVHIQNTMQMVTAFTTAGKDVDLRIYPPGDHSVSYNLQSEILLYKTYTNYLNRHLKPGKTNSSETSSK encoded by the coding sequence TTGTATCTACTTCGTACGAAGGCCAATATCCGGAATACACGGATATTCCCATATCCCAAAGTTGGAGAGAAAAATCCCGGCGTAAAGGTTGGTGTGATTGATGTTGAGTCCGGCGAAAACACCTGGCTTACGGAAGCGGAGGATGATGAACTTATTCCAAGAATTTTGTGGACAAGCAATGCCGGTGAACTGGCGGTTGTAAAGATGAATCGACAGCAAAATCATGTGGCCCTCTCCTTTTTTGATGTGAATTCCGGCAATGGAGAACTTATCATGGAAGAATCAACGGAAAATGGCTGGATTGAGGTATATGATCATCGATCAGACCTGGAGAGCTATTTTGTGTTTCCGGATGACAGACAGGAATTTCTCTGGTTATCAACCCGGGATGGATATAAGCATTTGTACCGCTACAATTATGATGGGGAGTTGATGAACCAGGTAACAGACGGAAATTGGGAGGTGACCAATATACTTGCTGTTAATAGTAGCCAGGAACAAATTTATTATGTTTCTACTGAAGAGAGCCCGCTGGAACGTCATCTCTACTCCATTGGATTTGATGGATCGGACAAACAAAAATATACCGAAACGGTGGGTATGCACTCCTTCAGTATGGGGCCGGATGGAAGGCACTATATCGATACGTGGTCGAATGTGTCCACGCCCAATCAGGTTGAATTGTGGACTACTGCAAACGGCGGGGAGAAAATCGAAACGTTTGTGGACAATGCATCTGTGAAAGATTATATCAAACAATATGCATATTCACCCAGAGAGATGGAGACAATCACTACATCAGATGGCCGGGAGCTGGACGCTTATATTATTAAACCGACCAATTTTGATCCGAACCGATTATACCCCTTGATCTTGATGGTATATGGCGGTCCCGGCTCACAAGGTGTTCAAAATGAGTTCGAAACCACAGCCTGGTATCAATATTTAGCTCAGCAGGGATATGTAATTGCGAATGTAAACAATCGCGGAAATGGCGGATACAGTTGGGATTTTGAGAACTCCGTTTATAAAAATCTTGGAGAGCTCGAGGCGGAAGACTTTACCGAGACGGCTACATATCTTTCATCAGAATATGATTGGATTGATGCGGACCGAATGGCTATTCGGGGCCACAGTTACGGTGGTTACATGGCTGCCCTGACGATGGTTCTACACCCTGATATATTTAAAACGGGAATTGTAGCGGCACCGGTTACCGACTGGCGGCTATACGATACTATTTATACAGAGCGATATATGGGATTATTGGATGAGAATGAGGAAGGCTATGAAAAAAGCGCCGTAATGACTCACGCAAAAAACCTGAAAGGAAATATGTTGGTCGCCCACTCCTCGATGGATGAAAATGTTCACATCCAGAATACCATGCAGATGGTAACGGCGTTTACAACCGCCGGAAAGGATGTTGATTTAAGGATCTACCCGCCGGGCGATCACAGCGTATCTTACAACTTACAGAGTGAAATTTTGCTCTATAAAACCTATACAAATTATCTAAACAGACATCTGAAGCCCGGAAAAACCAACAGCTCTGAAACCAGCAGTAAGTAA
- a CDS encoding phosphoglucomutase/phosphomannomutase family protein — MTDQIKFGTDGWRAVIAENYTFKNVEVVTQAVAKWIVDEEVTENGVVIGYDARFLSERFAQHAAAVFASMQIPVRMADRITPTPAVSWAAKHFNTIGIVITASHNPPEYNGFKIKAPFGGSANPDQIAGVEQRLDLYDESIQIKPYLECVREGLIREMNICDGYLNLIRDSIDLDEIRKSGIKIAHDPMYGSGRTIVQQLLPDQVLEIHGEINPSFGGVPPEPMEKNLDELSKCVVNNNCAVGLANDGDADRIGMVDENGTFVTSHQLLSLLVEYLHNEKGMSGKIVKTFSTTNMLNKQAEKYDLPIDVTPIGFKHIAEKIVNEDILAGGEESGGIAVKGHLPERDGIYIGLLITEMVVKSGKSLSELVQDLFDEYGPHSYYRNDIHTNDQKKKGMINYCKEKKLREIAGRKVTGWDMKDGIKHYLENGSWLLVRQSGTEPVLRIYSEAATKEDAVAFVEDATSWVDRPEILS; from the coding sequence ATGACAGATCAGATTAAATTTGGGACGGACGGCTGGAGAGCGGTAATCGCAGAAAACTACACATTTAAAAATGTTGAAGTGGTTACCCAGGCGGTTGCAAAATGGATTGTGGATGAAGAGGTAACCGAAAACGGTGTGGTGATTGGGTATGATGCACGTTTTCTAAGCGAACGGTTTGCCCAACATGCGGCTGCTGTTTTTGCTTCTATGCAGATCCCGGTTCGAATGGCTGACCGGATTACACCCACGCCTGCCGTTAGCTGGGCAGCAAAGCATTTCAATACAATCGGAATTGTCATAACGGCAAGTCATAATCCGCCGGAGTATAATGGATTTAAAATCAAGGCCCCATTTGGGGGATCTGCCAATCCGGATCAAATTGCCGGCGTGGAACAAAGACTGGATCTATATGACGAATCGATTCAAATCAAACCCTATTTAGAGTGTGTGAGGGAAGGATTGATTCGTGAAATGAATATTTGTGACGGATATTTAAACCTTATTCGGGACTCGATTGATCTTGATGAAATTCGGAAAAGCGGAATCAAGATTGCTCACGATCCGATGTATGGGTCGGGCAGAACGATTGTACAACAGTTGTTACCCGATCAGGTGTTGGAGATTCACGGTGAGATTAATCCCTCTTTTGGAGGAGTACCCCCCGAACCGATGGAAAAAAATTTGGATGAACTATCAAAATGTGTGGTAAATAACAATTGTGCGGTTGGACTGGCGAATGACGGAGATGCAGACCGAATCGGGATGGTGGATGAAAACGGAACATTTGTAACCTCTCATCAGCTTTTGAGTTTACTGGTGGAATATCTTCATAACGAAAAAGGAATGAGCGGAAAAATTGTGAAGACATTTTCTACTACAAATATGCTCAACAAACAGGCCGAAAAATATGATCTGCCGATAGATGTTACGCCTATTGGATTTAAACATATCGCCGAAAAAATTGTAAATGAGGATATTCTTGCCGGCGGTGAGGAGTCGGGAGGAATTGCCGTGAAAGGGCATCTGCCGGAACGGGACGGTATCTACATTGGCCTTTTGATTACGGAGATGGTTGTGAAATCCGGTAAATCGTTGAGTGAACTGGTTCAGGATCTTTTTGATGAGTATGGACCGCATAGTTACTACCGGAATGACATTCACACGAATGATCAAAAAAAGAAGGGTATGATCAACTATTGCAAAGAGAAGAAACTACGAGAGATTGCCGGCCGGAAGGTTACGGGCTGGGATATGAAAGATGGCATCAAACATTACCTGGAAAACGGGTCATGGCTGCTGGTGCGTCAATCTGGTACTGAACCGGTGTTGCGGATCTACTCGGAAGCGGCCACAAAAGAAGATGCCGTTGCTTTCGTTGAGGATGCAACATCGTGGGTGGATCGTCCTGAGATTCTGTCATAA
- a CDS encoding peroxiredoxin-like family protein has product MKYYSLISVICLALLLTNCMNSPVPERAEDVSPVETGEIIPDVTLKTVFNHDANLRELVSEKPTLLIFYRGGWCPYCNKHLSQLAEIEEQLYDRGIQVLAVSPDKPSYLKESTMEHELNYRLLSDSDMNATKKFGLAFKVDTVTVNRYKKNGLDLAKRSGYDHYMLPVPAAFLVDTTAVIRYRYFNPDYTVRIENDEILSAVGKILE; this is encoded by the coding sequence ATGAAATATTATAGTCTTATTTCTGTAATATGCCTGGCTCTGTTGCTCACCAACTGTATGAATTCTCCGGTTCCCGAACGAGCTGAAGATGTATCCCCTGTAGAAACCGGGGAAATCATTCCGGATGTTACACTAAAAACTGTGTTTAATCACGATGCTAACCTTCGTGAACTGGTTTCAGAAAAACCAACGCTCCTTATTTTTTATCGTGGCGGATGGTGTCCGTACTGCAACAAGCACCTAAGCCAGCTTGCAGAAATAGAGGAGCAGCTTTATGACAGGGGGATACAGGTTTTGGCAGTGAGTCCCGATAAACCATCCTATCTAAAAGAATCAACAATGGAGCACGAATTGAACTACCGGCTGCTCTCAGACAGCGATATGAATGCAACGAAAAAGTTTGGGTTGGCTTTCAAAGTCGATACGGTTACTGTGAACCGCTATAAGAAAAATGGACTTGATCTGGCCAAACGGTCGGGATACGATCATTACATGTTACCGGTACCGGCTGCTTTTTTGGTAGATACCACGGCTGTAATCCGTTACCGTTATTTCAACCCTGATTATACCGTACGGATTGAGAATGATGAGATTTTATCAGCAGTCGGGAAGATTCTGGAATGA
- a CDS encoding NAD-binding protein, which produces MLKFIGVLFAMYITYSILFHYIAIYEEVEGGYSWITGFYWTLVTMSTLGFGDIVFHSDIGRLFSMVVLFSGVLFLLILLPFTFIEFFYAPWLKAQNQARAPNKVDDDIKDHIIISKLDSITEALIKKLEAYKIDYVILEPDLQKALDLSDLDYNVVNLDPTDLETYNHLQIEKASMFIASGTDTENTNAVFTVEEVQPDLMIVATATSPDSIDVLQLAGANHVLKMGEILGRALARRTLGGDARVHVIGHIDRMVIAETTVKGTPLIGKTIKESNIREKAGVNIVGIWERGLFKIPYPDTIIRDESVLVLAGTVAQLRAYDELLSIYHVSDHPVIIIGGGRVGRAAAKSLEERGINYRVIEKKPDLIMDDDNYILGDAADIDVLHKAGIDQAHTALITTHDDDINIYLTIYCRQLSPEMQIISRTTYERNINTMHRAGADFVMSYASMGANSIFNILEGQDAMVLAEGLNVFNHRINKKLAGKTLIESNIRQETGCTVIAIDCEDENMDINPSPDTVLELDKEIVLIGSFEAENAFNKKYE; this is translated from the coding sequence TTGTTGAAATTTATCGGGGTTTTGTTCGCGATGTATATAACCTATTCTATTCTTTTTCATTACATAGCTATTTACGAGGAGGTTGAAGGGGGTTACTCCTGGATAACCGGGTTTTACTGGACATTGGTAACCATGTCTACCCTTGGATTTGGTGATATCGTATTTCATAGTGATATAGGACGTCTCTTCTCTATGGTGGTGCTTTTTTCCGGGGTTCTATTTTTGCTGATTCTTTTGCCGTTCACCTTTATTGAATTCTTCTATGCTCCCTGGCTGAAGGCACAAAACCAGGCCCGTGCACCAAATAAGGTAGATGATGATATTAAAGATCACATCATCATTTCAAAGCTCGACTCCATTACCGAAGCTTTAATAAAAAAGCTGGAGGCATATAAAATTGATTACGTCATACTGGAACCGGACCTGCAAAAAGCCCTCGATCTGTCTGATTTAGATTATAACGTTGTTAACCTTGATCCCACAGATCTTGAGACATACAATCATCTTCAAATTGAGAAGGCATCCATGTTTATTGCCTCAGGAACCGACACCGAAAATACCAATGCAGTTTTTACAGTAGAGGAGGTTCAGCCGGACCTTATGATTGTAGCAACAGCTACGTCCCCTGATTCTATTGATGTACTTCAACTTGCCGGAGCTAATCATGTTTTAAAAATGGGAGAGATTTTAGGGCGCGCACTGGCCAGGAGAACCCTGGGCGGAGATGCAAGAGTTCATGTTATAGGCCATATAGACCGAATGGTAATTGCAGAAACCACGGTAAAGGGAACACCCTTAATTGGCAAAACCATAAAAGAGAGTAACATACGCGAAAAAGCCGGTGTAAATATTGTGGGTATTTGGGAGCGCGGATTGTTTAAGATTCCATATCCCGATACAATCATCCGTGATGAGAGTGTACTTGTTCTTGCCGGAACCGTTGCACAATTACGTGCATACGATGAACTATTAAGCATCTACCATGTATCCGATCATCCGGTTATCATTATTGGTGGCGGAAGAGTTGGACGTGCTGCCGCAAAAAGCCTGGAAGAGAGAGGGATAAATTATCGGGTAATTGAAAAAAAACCGGATCTCATTATGGACGATGACAATTATATTTTGGGCGATGCAGCTGATATTGATGTACTCCACAAAGCCGGAATTGATCAGGCTCATACCGCTCTTATTACAACTCATGACGACGATATTAATATTTACCTCACTATTTATTGCCGGCAGCTTTCACCTGAAATGCAGATAATCAGCCGTACAACTTACGAAAGAAATATTAATACCATGCATCGTGCGGGAGCCGACTTTGTTATGTCGTACGCCTCCATGGGAGCCAACTCTATTTTCAATATTTTAGAGGGACAGGATGCAATGGTTTTGGCTGAAGGGTTAAATGTTTTTAATCACCGAATCAATAAAAAATTAGCCGGAAAAACATTGATTGAATCGAACATCCGGCAGGAGACTGGCTGTACAGTTATAGCTATCGACTGCGAAGATGAGAATATGGATATCAATCCCTCCCCCGATACTGTTTTAGAGCTCGATAAAGAGATAGTACTGATCGGCTCATTCGAAGCTGAAAATGCCTTCAACAAAAAATATGAGTAA
- a CDS encoding DPP IV N-terminal domain-containing protein: MKYVFLKLYSGLITICLLFLLQPTDLFAQREYQNIEHALFSTRQLTGEQGPKNVQWIEGGDRFSYMQYNQAENSNDIRVYDPSTGEDQLIFRDSDHTFPGSDDPFSYKSFQWSNDFRFLVFQSDFTPVYRNSGIANYYYYSLEDETMNLIAEDAFTAELSPDGEKVAYHRDGEMYVFDLNSGEETQLTFDSKENVFNGRFGWVYEEEFSLVQAWKWSPDSRYIAYWQTDERDVKRFVSTSYEGQYPEYTDIPISQSWREKSRRKGWCD; the protein is encoded by the coding sequence ATGAAATACGTCTTTTTAAAACTTTATTCAGGTCTCATTACTATATGCCTGTTGTTTTTATTACAACCGACAGATTTATTTGCTCAGCGGGAATACCAAAATATTGAACATGCACTTTTTTCAACCCGTCAATTAACCGGAGAACAGGGCCCGAAAAATGTGCAATGGATTGAGGGTGGGGATCGCTTTTCCTATATGCAATACAATCAAGCCGAAAACAGTAATGATATTCGCGTGTATGATCCCTCTACCGGGGAAGATCAGCTGATTTTCCGTGATTCTGACCATACGTTTCCCGGTAGTGATGATCCTTTCAGCTACAAATCATTTCAATGGTCGAACGATTTTCGATTCCTGGTTTTTCAGTCGGATTTTACTCCTGTTTATCGAAATTCGGGAATTGCCAACTACTATTACTATTCGCTGGAAGATGAGACGATGAACCTGATTGCTGAAGATGCGTTTACTGCGGAACTATCCCCGGATGGAGAGAAAGTAGCGTACCATCGTGATGGAGAGATGTACGTGTTTGATTTGAACAGTGGAGAGGAAACACAACTTACGTTTGATTCAAAAGAGAATGTTTTCAACGGACGGTTCGGATGGGTGTATGAGGAAGAATTTAGTTTAGTGCAGGCCTGGAAATGGTCGCCTGACAGTCGATACATTGCTTATTGGCAGACAGATGAACGAGACGTAAAACGATTTGTATCTACTTCGTACGAAGGCCAATATCCGGAATACACGGATATTCCCATATCCCAAAGTTGGAGAGAAAAATCCCGGCGTAAAGGTTGGTGTGATTGA
- a CDS encoding potassium transporter TrkG — MVEFMSQSANRPRIDFRLIGGITGGLLFFLGVAMLLPFLIALIYQEASWSAFLITAGGTMLIGGTLFYLYKPEEELRMREAFMIVTLIWFLGSIFGAFPFTLSGSLASYTDAVFEAMSGLTTTGATIFGGITAAGIQNPDIESLDKSILFWRSLSHWLGGMGIIVLTLALLPLLGIGGMQLYQAEYSGNTADKITPRIQETAMLLWTIYVGLTAGEFILLWLHPSMDWFEAINHAFATLATGGFSTKNASIAAFDSVYIDVIITVFMFLAGINFALHYRLFTGNISSFFQNRELRFYILLTLIFTTAITAGLYIAQDYSFGEALQYGAFQVVSILTTTGFGTDDYLLWLPFTSFLLFLLFFTGGCAGSTGGGIKMMRLMIIMKNISREFRQIIHPQAVLPIRIGERVVESKILKTILGFFVMYFIIFAVGAIFMSLMGFDMMSAMGASIASLGNIGPAWGQFGPVENYAAVPAFGKWVLLILMLIGRLELFTVLVLFTPWYWKN; from the coding sequence ATGGTTGAATTCATGTCTCAAAGTGCGAACCGCCCGCGAATTGATTTCCGGTTAATTGGGGGAATTACCGGCGGACTTCTGTTTTTCCTGGGAGTGGCTATGTTACTTCCTTTTTTGATAGCACTGATCTACCAGGAAGCATCATGGAGTGCATTTCTGATAACAGCAGGCGGGACCATGCTGATAGGAGGAACACTTTTCTACCTCTACAAACCGGAAGAGGAACTGCGAATGCGCGAAGCTTTTATGATTGTGACCCTAATCTGGTTTTTGGGATCCATATTCGGGGCATTCCCATTTACCCTTTCCGGTTCACTTGCATCGTACACAGATGCCGTTTTTGAGGCGATGAGCGGACTGACTACAACCGGGGCTACCATTTTCGGGGGAATCACGGCAGCGGGCATTCAAAACCCGGATATTGAATCTCTCGATAAAAGCATTCTCTTCTGGCGATCTCTTTCTCATTGGCTGGGCGGAATGGGAATTATTGTATTAACTCTGGCCTTGCTTCCGCTTTTGGGAATTGGAGGCATGCAGCTCTATCAAGCCGAATATTCAGGGAATACGGCCGATAAAATCACTCCAAGAATCCAGGAAACGGCGATGCTGCTCTGGACGATCTACGTGGGGCTAACAGCCGGAGAGTTTATACTGCTTTGGCTGCATCCATCCATGGATTGGTTTGAGGCGATCAATCATGCATTTGCTACCCTGGCAACCGGTGGATTTTCAACAAAGAATGCATCCATTGCTGCTTTCGATTCTGTTTATATAGATGTAATTATCACGGTGTTTATGTTTCTCGCAGGGATCAATTTTGCACTGCATTACCGGCTGTTTACGGGTAATATCAGTTCGTTTTTTCAAAATCGGGAGCTCCGTTTTTACATTCTTCTCACACTAATTTTTACCACAGCTATAACAGCCGGATTATATATTGCACAAGATTATTCATTCGGTGAAGCCCTTCAGTATGGCGCCTTCCAGGTGGTTTCCATTCTCACAACAACCGGCTTCGGCACGGATGATTATCTGTTATGGCTGCCATTTACCTCCTTCCTGCTGTTTTTGTTGTTTTTTACCGGCGGCTGTGCCGGTTCAACCGGTGGCGGAATTAAGATGATGCGCCTTATGATTATCATGAAAAATATCAGCCGGGAATTTCGTCAGATTATACATCCGCAGGCGGTGTTGCCCATCCGAATCGGGGAGCGCGTGGTGGAATCTAAAATTTTGAAAACAATTCTTGGTTTTTTTGTGATGTACTTTATCATCTTTGCAGTCGGCGCCATTTTTATGAGTCTCATGGGGTTTGACATGATGTCTGCCATGGGAGCAAGTATTGCCAGTTTGGGAAATATCGGCCCGGCATGGGGGCAGTTCGGACCTGTCGAGAATTACGCAGCAGTGCCGGCATTCGGAAAATGGGTTCTCTTGATTTTGATGTTGATTGGCCGCCTGGAGCTGTTTACAGTTTTAGTCTTGTTTACACCCTGGTACTGGAAAAACTGA
- a CDS encoding IS110 family transposase produces the protein MIYSLGTDMSKDEFSACLQRYNLYEQTYHLLARKTFANKLSGFKACMRWLRRHTNKQPAPVRVTMEATGVYYEPLALHIGQHHPEIHLAVVLPSQSKKFIESQGYRSKTDKIDAEGLSLMGAERKLSAWKGIDPFWRELRSMTRTRSELLEQRTQLRNQLHALSHSGQPARYVDGALQECIQTLSEQIDKLTRLIKKHLKSRNDLKTSVACLKSIPGIGMLTIACILAETNGFAEFHSISQLISFSGYDVVVKQSGKWTGQPKISKKGSKYIRKTMYMPASTIVRCERGPVYELYQRLLSVHNVKMKAHVAVQKKLLTYMYVLWNKQQTFDPDVIQNQRNQHQTKIAPPSADGEATVDTSHAKAS, from the coding sequence ATGATTTACAGCCTTGGTACCGATATGTCCAAAGATGAGTTCAGTGCGTGTCTGCAACGCTACAATCTTTACGAACAAACCTACCATCTACTTGCCCGCAAAACTTTTGCAAACAAACTCTCTGGTTTTAAAGCCTGTATGCGTTGGTTGAGGAGACACACCAACAAACAACCAGCCCCGGTTCGTGTGACGATGGAAGCCACCGGCGTGTATTATGAACCACTGGCCCTGCATATTGGCCAGCATCACCCGGAGATTCATCTGGCCGTGGTCCTGCCCAGTCAATCAAAAAAGTTTATCGAATCTCAGGGATATCGCAGTAAAACCGATAAAATTGATGCTGAGGGACTCTCGCTGATGGGAGCCGAACGCAAGCTGTCTGCGTGGAAGGGAATCGATCCGTTTTGGCGGGAATTGCGGTCCATGACCCGTACGCGTTCGGAATTGTTGGAGCAGCGCACACAGTTGCGTAACCAACTTCACGCCCTTTCCCACAGCGGGCAGCCAGCCCGTTATGTTGACGGAGCTCTACAGGAGTGTATTCAGACACTCAGTGAGCAAATTGACAAGCTGACCCGTCTTATCAAAAAACACCTGAAGTCTCGCAACGATCTGAAGACCTCGGTCGCTTGTCTGAAAAGTATTCCCGGGATCGGCATGCTGACGATTGCCTGCATCCTGGCTGAGACCAACGGATTCGCTGAGTTCCACAGCATTTCTCAGTTAATTTCCTTTAGCGGTTATGATGTGGTGGTCAAACAATCCGGCAAATGGACCGGACAACCGAAAATTTCCAAAAAAGGCTCCAAATATATCCGCAAGACGATGTATATGCCTGCCTCGACCATTGTGCGGTGTGAGCGGGGTCCGGTATATGAATTATACCAGCGACTGCTCTCGGTCCACAATGTGAAGATGAAGGCCCACGTAGCTGTTCAGAAAAAACTACTGACCTACATGTATGTATTGTGGAATAAACAACAAACATTTGATCCGGATGTCATTCAAAACCAACGCAACCAACATCAAACAAAGATAGCCCCTCCATCAGCTGACGGAGAGGCTACAGTAGATACATCACATGCAAAAGCATCATGA